The genomic interval TCTACTTCACCAAATATTTCAGATTCAAAATTAATTTGAAATAACCCAATTATACCGATAAAAGTATCAGAATCTTTCAGATAAACTGCATATTTAGAGTAACCGTATTTATTTTGTTGCTCAATTGCACTATCAATGTAGGCTATTGATTCTTCTGCACTCATGACTTCTGGAAAATATTTCATCACGTCAGAATCGCTATTCATACGAATAGTTTCATTGCGCACAGCTTGAGTCAGTTCTTTAAAGCCTAAACGTTCAGATTCAAACAAATAATTAGTCATAATTTCCTCCATGTACAAAAGGATTATAACATATAACCCTTTTGTACATTTATCATGTGTGAGTGGCCATTAATTCAGCAATTCGTTGTTCAAATTCTAAGAATTTTTGT from Weissella ceti carries:
- a CDS encoding GNAT family N-acetyltransferase translates to MTNYLFESERLGFKELTQAVRNETIRMNSDSDVMKYFPEVMSAEESIAYIDSAIEQQNKYGYSKYAVYLKDSDTFIGIIGLFQINFESEIFGEVEIGWRLLKGYWHHGYATEGAERVIKYGFNELNLSAIYSFTAVKNKPSEKVMERIGMAYKGTFNHPKLDKGHPLEQHVLYEITQ